Proteins from a single region of Chryseobacterium sp. W4I1:
- a CDS encoding TonB-dependent siderophore receptor has protein sequence MNKNYQKIALLGVLFFISANANAQTKDSIKTNQVDEVKITIGSRNKARVATDTPVPVDVINIGSQAVLSPQMDLNQILNYAAPSFTSNSTTVADGTDHVDPAQLRGLGPDQVLVLLNGKRRHNSALVNINGSPGRGSVGTDLNAIPAFAIERLEVLRDGASAQYGSDAIAGVINVIMKKNTNSFTAAITAGAFNSKGANDHHGGWDGGKYQVDLNYGTKIGTNGFVNFTASLLSRDDTRRAQAATGDIFNAYNAIEQRALEQGVNISSLFGNISNTPNTQQIIGYIHQYAPSVGYFTAQQQAAIQSASTISQLQNLLKVDATENELAYRKLTRDDFNMRVGQSKLTSGQFFMNSEFDLSSSVKGYAFGGISYRDGNAAGFFRRPNQNRTSTALYPNGFLPEIASDVIDLSFAGGVKGKLGNVNYDISNTFGQNTFDYTIKNTANASMLYPGKTEFDAGGLSFMQNTVNADFDTKFDWLKGFNVAFGGEARFERYKIKDGEEASWALYDINGKIQTPSTNPNLKPTDFFGVYTSQSLPGQPVVPASMTSTRPGGSQVFPGFRPENALNKGRQSVAAYVDTELDVTDKWLVSAALRYEHYSDFGSTFNYKIATRYKLTDQINIRAAHSTGFRAPSLQQIYFNATATQFVGGTAFEVGTFSNDSEAARLLGIPQLKQEESASYSAGFTAKIPQANLTFTVDGYYIKIKNRVVLTDQFSRPAGTYADGSPEKNLQNLFDKANANAATFFANAIDTQTKGVEGVVSHRGKFSEKVSLNSDLAVTVSKTNRVGEIHGSDALIKAGQINRYYSESSRIYLEEAIPRFKASLNNALEISRFNVLLRNVYFGKVTDPNVMDANGDGIVSGEIINGQAVATEHPVWGGKVITDLSVGYKFSSSFRLTIGANNLFDIYPDKNYGPTAVKVPALDASGNLTYVNAAPIDLTNQNQFVYSRNTSQFGMNGRFLFARVNLSF, from the coding sequence ATGAATAAAAATTACCAGAAAATTGCTTTGCTTGGAGTATTGTTTTTTATTTCTGCAAATGCCAATGCCCAAACTAAAGATTCGATAAAGACCAACCAGGTGGATGAAGTAAAGATCACTATTGGTTCAAGAAACAAAGCCAGAGTAGCTACCGATACTCCGGTGCCGGTAGATGTTATTAATATTGGTTCTCAGGCCGTTTTAAGTCCTCAGATGGATCTTAATCAGATTTTGAATTATGCAGCACCCTCATTTACATCTAATTCAACAACTGTGGCAGACGGAACAGATCATGTGGATCCGGCTCAGCTAAGAGGACTTGGGCCTGATCAGGTATTGGTTCTTCTCAATGGAAAAAGAAGACATAACTCTGCTTTGGTTAATATCAATGGTTCGCCGGGCAGAGGTTCGGTAGGGACTGATCTGAATGCCATTCCTGCATTTGCGATTGAGAGGTTGGAAGTGCTGAGAGATGGTGCTTCTGCACAATATGGCTCTGATGCTATTGCAGGAGTTATCAATGTCATCATGAAAAAAAATACCAATTCTTTTACAGCCGCCATTACGGCAGGAGCTTTTAATTCAAAAGGAGCGAATGATCATCATGGAGGATGGGATGGTGGAAAATATCAGGTAGATCTTAATTATGGCACTAAAATCGGGACAAACGGATTTGTCAATTTCACCGCAAGTTTATTAAGTAGGGATGATACAAGAAGAGCACAAGCGGCCACCGGAGATATTTTCAATGCATATAATGCGATTGAACAAAGAGCTCTGGAACAAGGGGTGAATATTTCTTCACTTTTTGGAAACATTAGCAATACTCCGAATACACAGCAGATTATAGGTTACATTCATCAATATGCTCCATCAGTTGGATATTTTACAGCACAGCAGCAAGCAGCTATTCAGTCTGCCAGCACTATTTCGCAGTTGCAGAATTTACTGAAAGTTGATGCTACTGAAAATGAACTGGCTTATAGAAAATTAACCAGAGACGATTTTAATATGCGGGTTGGACAGTCCAAATTAACGTCCGGGCAGTTTTTTATGAATTCTGAATTTGATCTTTCATCATCTGTGAAGGGATATGCTTTTGGAGGAATTTCTTACAGAGATGGTAATGCAGCAGGCTTTTTCAGAAGACCCAATCAAAACAGAACGTCTACGGCCCTATATCCGAACGGTTTCTTACCGGAAATAGCTTCTGATGTTATTGATCTTTCTTTTGCAGGCGGGGTTAAAGGAAAATTGGGAAATGTCAACTATGACATCAGTAATACTTTTGGGCAGAATACTTTTGATTATACTATTAAAAACACTGCTAATGCATCCATGCTGTATCCCGGTAAAACAGAATTTGATGCAGGTGGATTGAGCTTTATGCAGAATACGGTTAATGCAGATTTTGATACAAAATTTGACTGGCTGAAAGGTTTTAATGTAGCCTTTGGAGGAGAAGCAAGATTTGAACGCTATAAAATAAAAGACGGAGAAGAGGCGTCCTGGGCGCTTTATGATATCAATGGAAAAATCCAGACTCCATCAACAAATCCTAATTTAAAACCTACAGATTTTTTCGGAGTCTATACTTCGCAATCGTTACCAGGTCAACCTGTTGTGCCTGCAAGTATGACTAGCACCAGACCAGGTGGTTCGCAGGTATTTCCTGGTTTCAGGCCTGAAAATGCTTTAAATAAAGGAAGGCAGTCTGTGGCGGCTTATGTAGATACAGAATTAGATGTTACAGATAAATGGCTTGTAAGTGCTGCTTTACGTTATGAACATTATTCAGATTTTGGATCCACGTTCAATTACAAAATAGCAACACGATATAAGTTAACTGATCAGATTAATATAAGAGCAGCTCATTCAACCGGATTTAGAGCTCCTTCCTTGCAGCAGATTTATTTTAATGCCACAGCAACTCAGTTTGTAGGCGGTACAGCGTTTGAGGTAGGTACATTTTCAAATGATTCAGAAGCTGCCAGACTCTTGGGTATTCCACAGTTGAAACAGGAAGAGTCAGCGAGTTATTCTGCAGGTTTTACGGCAAAAATTCCACAGGCTAACCTTACTTTTACTGTAGATGGTTATTATATTAAGATTAAGAATAGAGTGGTTCTTACCGATCAGTTCTCAAGACCAGCCGGGACTTATGCTGATGGAAGTCCTGAAAAAAATCTACAGAATCTTTTTGATAAAGCCAATGCCAATGCAGCTACATTTTTCGCTAATGCTATTGATACCCAGACTAAAGGAGTAGAAGGGGTGGTTTCTCACAGAGGAAAGTTTTCTGAGAAAGTTTCACTAAATTCTGATTTGGCAGTGACGGTGTCCAAAACCAACAGAGTAGGAGAGATCCACGGTTCTGACGCTTTGATTAAAGCAGGGCAGATCAACCGCTATTACTCAGAATCGAGTAGAATTTATCTTGAAGAAGCTATTCCGAGATTTAAAGCTTCCCTTAATAACGCTTTGGAAATCAGTAGATTTAATGTGCTTTTGAGAAATGTGTATTTTGGAAAGGTTACAGATCCTAATGTAATGGATGCCAACGGGGACGGTATTGTAAGTGGTGAGATTATTAACGGGCAGGCGGTTGCCACAGAGCATCCTGTATGGGGTGGAAAAGTAATTACGGATTTGTCAGTAGGCTACAAGTTCAGCAGTAGCTTTAGGTTGACTATCGGAGCTAATAACTTATTTGATATTTATCCGGATAAAAATTATGGACCAACTGCAGTAAAAGTGCCTGCCCTGGATGCTTCCGGTAATTTGACTTACGTTAATGCTGCTCCTATAGACCTTACTAATCAAAACCAGTTCGTTTATTCCAGAAACACATCCCAGTTCGGAATGAACGGAAGATTTCTTTTTGCGAGAGTTAATTTGAGCTTTTAG
- a CDS encoding NAD-dependent epimerase/dehydratase family protein has protein sequence MESYTERILITGALGQIGTELTNRLVEIHGADNVVASGLDRWQKGITAAGHYERMDVTNTQLVRQVIKDYEITTVYHLASLLSGTSEKQPIFAWKLNLEPLLHFCELAKEGLLKKIFWPSSIAVFGKGIPKHDVAQDVVLNPTTVYGISKMAGEKWCEYYFDKYGVDVRSIRYPGLISWKTPAGGGTTDYAVEIFYEAIEEGKYTSFISEDTGMPMLYMDDAINATLKLMEAPKESLTVRSSYNLGGMSFTPKELAEEIKKEIPGFSIDYKPDFRQAIADSWPASIDDSVAKKDWGLTYDFGISEMTKDMIKNLKVKLNKN, from the coding sequence ATGGAATCCTATACGGAAAGAATATTGATTACAGGTGCTTTGGGACAGATCGGCACCGAACTGACAAACAGACTTGTTGAAATCCACGGAGCTGACAATGTAGTAGCATCCGGACTAGACAGATGGCAGAAGGGAATTACCGCTGCAGGACATTATGAAAGAATGGATGTGACCAATACGCAGTTGGTAAGACAGGTGATCAAAGATTATGAGATCACAACAGTGTACCATCTGGCTTCCCTTTTGTCAGGAACTTCAGAAAAGCAGCCTATTTTCGCTTGGAAACTGAATCTTGAACCTCTTCTCCATTTTTGTGAACTGGCAAAGGAAGGGCTTCTTAAAAAGATCTTCTGGCCAAGCTCAATTGCAGTATTCGGGAAAGGAATTCCGAAACATGATGTAGCGCAGGATGTGGTTTTAAATCCTACCACAGTGTATGGAATCTCTAAGATGGCTGGAGAGAAATGGTGTGAGTATTATTTTGATAAATACGGAGTAGATGTAAGAAGCATCAGATATCCAGGACTTATTTCATGGAAGACTCCGGCAGGTGGTGGTACAACAGATTATGCTGTAGAGATTTTTTATGAAGCAATAGAGGAGGGAAAATATACAAGTTTCATTTCTGAAGATACAGGAATGCCGATGCTTTACATGGACGATGCGATCAATGCAACGTTAAAATTAATGGAAGCTCCAAAAGAAAGTTTGACCGTTCGTTCGTCTTATAATTTAGGAGGAATGTCATTTACTCCTAAAGAACTTGCTGAAGAAATCAAGAAAGAAATTCCAGGTTTTTCAATTGATTATAAACCGGATTTCAGACAGGCAATTGCAGATTCATGGCCGGCTTCAATTGATGATTCTGTAGCTAAAAAAGACTGGGGACTGACCTACGATTTTGGGATTTCAGAAATGACTAAGGACATGATCAAGAATCTTAAGGTGAAATTAAATAAAAATTAA
- a CDS encoding polysaccharide deacetylase family protein, translating to MILLTFNILNIESETKNGFQISDEERLKITEDNTKAVLRILDIHDIKASFFIEISIAQKLHHLIKAISSQGHEIAFYNKTSNLEEIEEVKKNIQDLLEKQIRGIRQKDFKLAQENLKSLEFNYVSNIDNADILFPFKRLKRDTEINEEDGLSIVPESISPYSQLPYNDFVFQILPMKYYKNMVFETLKNDDFVLIYLNSWQFTDFKKYKFDIPYYRSLFSGKKMEDKLDALLTFINENDMATSRMKDYIF from the coding sequence ATGATCTTACTGACTTTTAACATCTTAAACATTGAATCTGAAACCAAAAACGGCTTTCAGATTTCTGATGAAGAAAGGTTGAAGATCACAGAAGACAATACAAAAGCTGTTCTTCGGATTTTAGATATTCATGATATAAAAGCAAGTTTTTTTATTGAGATTTCTATCGCTCAAAAACTGCATCATTTAATAAAAGCAATTTCATCCCAAGGGCATGAAATTGCTTTTTATAATAAGACTTCCAATCTTGAGGAAATTGAAGAGGTTAAGAAAAATATTCAGGATCTTTTGGAAAAACAGATCAGGGGAATCAGGCAGAAAGATTTTAAACTCGCTCAGGAAAATCTGAAATCGCTGGAGTTTAATTATGTTTCTAATATCGATAATGCAGACATCCTTTTTCCATTCAAAAGATTAAAAAGAGATACGGAGATCAATGAAGAAGACGGATTGAGTATTGTGCCGGAAAGTATCTCCCCATACAGTCAGCTGCCGTATAATGATTTTGTCTTTCAGATCTTGCCGATGAAGTATTACAAGAATATGGTTTTCGAAACGCTAAAGAATGATGATTTTGTACTGATTTATCTCAATTCCTGGCAATTCACAGATTTTAAAAAGTATAAGTTTGATATCCCTTATTACAGGAGCTTATTTTCAGGCAAAAAAATGGAGGACAAACTGGATGCCCTCCTTACCTTTATCAACGAGAATGATATGGCTACTTCCCGTATGAAAGATTATATTTTTTAG
- a CDS encoding metallophosphoesterase codes for MQRNFLIIAAIFLFLEVYIYQAVRTLTDNFWVKLGYWAVSFAVYGIFAYELMHFQKTDKSSIRVQIMISLFLIFILPKIFVVLFLLIDDIFRTGGYLIGLTQPKENFFPERRKFLSIIGLGLGGVLSALFIDGITFGKYRHTVRKIKVKIPGLAKNFKGYKVIQISDVHSGSFSNPDKLQHAIDLINEQKPDLVLFTGDMVNNVADEFRPFIPLFSKIKAKDGKLAVLGNHDYGDYVTWSSLDAKKKNLDTLIDYEKQAGFDMLRNENRAIEREGEKLYILGVENWGLKPFPQFGRIDDALKGVPESAPKILMSHDPTHFDYVVKKHPGNIHLTLSGHTHGMQFGLDLKNVKWSPVQYRYPKWADLYESEGKMLYVNRGFGVLGYPGRVGVLPEITLFELS; via the coding sequence ATGCAGAGAAATTTTTTGATCATTGCCGCCATCTTCTTATTTCTGGAAGTTTATATCTACCAGGCTGTAAGAACTTTAACTGATAATTTCTGGGTAAAGCTCGGATATTGGGCTGTATCTTTCGCCGTCTACGGAATTTTCGCTTATGAGCTGATGCACTTTCAAAAAACAGATAAAAGCTCAATCAGGGTCCAGATTATGATCTCACTGTTCCTGATCTTTATTCTGCCAAAAATATTTGTGGTGCTGTTTCTGTTGATTGATGATATCTTCAGAACCGGAGGCTACCTGATCGGGCTTACACAGCCAAAAGAAAACTTCTTTCCGGAAAGAAGAAAATTCCTGAGTATAATAGGGTTAGGGCTTGGAGGTGTTCTTTCTGCGCTTTTTATAGACGGAATCACTTTTGGAAAGTACCGGCACACAGTAAGAAAGATCAAAGTAAAGATTCCAGGTTTGGCCAAAAACTTTAAAGGCTATAAGGTCATCCAAATCTCCGATGTACACAGCGGCAGCTTTTCTAATCCGGACAAACTGCAGCATGCCATTGATCTGATTAATGAGCAGAAACCTGACCTTGTGCTCTTTACGGGAGACATGGTGAATAATGTTGCTGATGAATTCAGACCTTTTATTCCATTATTTTCAAAAATCAAGGCGAAAGACGGAAAATTGGCCGTTTTAGGAAACCACGATTATGGTGATTACGTAACCTGGTCTTCTCTTGATGCTAAAAAGAAGAATCTTGACACCCTTATCGACTATGAAAAACAGGCGGGTTTTGATATGTTGAGAAACGAAAACAGGGCAATAGAAAGAGAGGGTGAAAAGCTATACATCCTTGGTGTCGAAAACTGGGGACTGAAGCCTTTCCCTCAGTTCGGAAGAATCGATGATGCTTTAAAAGGTGTGCCGGAATCTGCTCCAAAAATTCTAATGAGCCATGACCCTACCCATTTTGATTATGTCGTTAAAAAGCACCCCGGAAACATCCATCTGACACTTTCGGGGCATACGCATGGGATGCAGTTTGGTTTAGATCTGAAAAATGTAAAATGGTCTCCTGTACAATACCGCTACCCAAAATGGGCTGACTTGTACGAAAGTGAAGGAAAGATGCTGTATGTCAACAGAGGCTTTGGAGTATTAGGCTACCCCGGAAGAGTTGGAGTTTTACCGGAAATTACGTTGTTTGAGCTGAGTTAA
- a CDS encoding 3-oxoacyl-ACP synthase III family protein — MPNTIIIGSGSYIPNRVIGRDYFMDSEFYTEDGVKIEKPAEETIAKFVEITEIENRRFIEDDLSNSKIGSEAAKIALEDANVNGEDLDYIIYASNFGEVTVDGYVNFMPNMAARVKNQLGIKNRKCITYDMIFGCPGWVEAMILADNLIKAKAAKTILVVGAETLSRVTDPHDRNRMIFADGAGAVVVKATDQENVGIIAHNTICDNGPELSYLENAPSINQDVDQRRLYVRMQGRKIYEYALKNVPSAIKETIEDAGLSIEDIDKILIHQANAKMDYAMIERLHRLYDVKDYDHSVSPMTIQNLGNTSVATIPTMYDLIIKGKMEGHTFKDNGNVVMTSVGAGMNINAIVYRFP; from the coding sequence ATGCCGAATACGATCATTATTGGTTCCGGATCCTATATTCCTAACCGAGTTATTGGTAGAGATTATTTTATGGATTCTGAATTCTACACTGAAGACGGAGTAAAGATTGAAAAGCCTGCAGAAGAGACCATTGCGAAGTTTGTAGAAATTACAGAAATAGAGAACAGAAGATTCATTGAAGACGATCTTTCCAACTCAAAGATTGGATCTGAAGCTGCTAAAATTGCCCTTGAAGATGCTAATGTAAACGGCGAAGACCTGGATTATATAATTTATGCAAGCAACTTTGGAGAAGTTACTGTAGACGGATATGTGAATTTCATGCCCAATATGGCTGCCAGAGTAAAGAACCAGCTGGGAATAAAAAATAGAAAGTGCATTACTTACGATATGATCTTCGGATGTCCGGGATGGGTAGAAGCCATGATCCTTGCAGACAATCTGATCAAGGCAAAAGCTGCAAAAACCATCCTTGTAGTGGGAGCAGAAACTTTGAGCCGCGTTACCGATCCGCATGACAGAAACAGAATGATCTTTGCAGATGGAGCCGGCGCTGTTGTAGTAAAGGCTACGGATCAGGAAAATGTAGGTATTATTGCCCACAACACGATCTGTGACAACGGTCCGGAATTATCTTATCTCGAAAACGCCCCTTCCATCAATCAGGATGTAGACCAGAGACGTCTGTATGTAAGAATGCAGGGAAGAAAGATCTATGAGTATGCTCTTAAAAATGTTCCTTCGGCTATTAAGGAAACTATTGAGGATGCAGGACTTTCTATTGAAGATATCGACAAGATCCTGATTCACCAGGCCAATGCAAAGATGGATTACGCCATGATTGAAAGGCTTCACCGGCTTTATGATGTGAAAGATTATGATCATTCGGTCTCCCCTATGACGATCCAAAACCTTGGAAATACGTCTGTAGCAACCATTCCTACCATGTATGATTTAATAATTAAAGGAAAAATGGAGGGTCATACGTTTAAAGATAATGGTAACGTTGTGATGACTTCGGTAGGTGCCGGAATGAACATCAATGCTATCGTTTACAGATTTCCTTAA
- the ubiE gene encoding bifunctional demethylmenaquinone methyltransferase/2-methoxy-6-polyprenyl-1,4-benzoquinol methylase UbiE: MTKDITKVTPYNSEATKKSQVEDMFDNIAPKYDLLNHVLSMKIDVLWRNTLVKMMKKDDPQEVLDVATGTGDLAITIQKGTDAKVIGLDLSQQMLNVGVIKIKKLNLDGKISMQKGDAENLPFEDNRFDAVSVAFGVRNFENLTKGLAELRRVVKDNKSVYILEFSKVEGFLGPFYMFYFKNILPAIGRLVSKDNRAYTYLPDSVNAFPFGEKMKQILLDTGFKKVEYKKLSLGIATIYKATK; the protein is encoded by the coding sequence TTGACAAAAGATATTACCAAAGTTACTCCCTACAATTCTGAGGCTACCAAAAAGAGCCAGGTAGAGGATATGTTCGACAATATTGCACCGAAGTATGACCTTCTGAATCATGTTTTATCTATGAAAATTGATGTTTTATGGAGAAATACATTGGTGAAAATGATGAAAAAAGACGATCCGCAGGAAGTGCTGGATGTGGCTACAGGAACGGGAGATTTAGCAATCACGATTCAAAAAGGAACCGATGCGAAAGTAATTGGTTTGGATTTGTCACAACAAATGCTGAATGTTGGCGTTATTAAAATAAAAAAACTTAATTTAGACGGCAAAATTTCCATGCAAAAAGGAGATGCAGAAAATTTACCTTTCGAGGACAATAGATTCGATGCTGTTTCCGTTGCATTTGGAGTAAGGAATTTTGAAAACCTTACCAAAGGTTTGGCAGAATTAAGAAGAGTAGTAAAAGATAACAAGAGTGTTTATATACTGGAGTTTTCAAAGGTTGAGGGGTTCTTAGGTCCATTTTATATGTTTTATTTCAAAAATATATTACCTGCCATCGGCAGATTGGTTTCCAAAGATAATAGGGCATATACATACCTTCCGGATTCTGTAAATGCTTTTCCTTTTGGGGAAAAGATGAAGCAAATTCTTTTAGATACAGGATTTAAGAAAGTAGAATATAAAAAGCTAAGTTTAGGTATAGCCACAATTTATAAAGCAACAAAGTAA
- a CDS encoding porin family protein, which translates to MNKFLLRALVLASVNIAVFADAQFRTRNRMDKLEDFDEQKFSWGFYLNGNRLDYRIVLHPRYGAEGNQNLVKSRESYSFGAGLIAKWRLNDYLDLRMEPGLQFAQRQLTFNTQSNDQYAAGTLTNPPFMPIPLTEKDKVREIKSTLVDVPVLLELHGQRWYNSRPYVAAGVNYIVNLQSNSDSEDDNMQQVFRSTTHNFAWSAELGIQFYFNKFKLTPAVRGTFFMNNEKVADNANTPPYWATAMSTLQTRAVMFVLKFE; encoded by the coding sequence ATGAATAAATTTCTATTAAGAGCACTGGTTTTAGCCTCAGTTAATATTGCAGTTTTTGCAGATGCACAGTTCAGAACCCGAAACAGAATGGATAAGTTGGAAGACTTTGACGAGCAAAAATTCAGTTGGGGTTTTTATTTGAACGGAAACAGGCTGGACTACCGCATCGTCCTTCATCCAAGATATGGTGCGGAAGGAAATCAGAATCTTGTTAAATCCAGAGAAAGCTACAGTTTTGGTGCAGGTTTGATCGCCAAGTGGAGACTGAATGACTATCTGGATTTAAGAATGGAACCAGGCTTGCAATTTGCTCAAAGACAGTTGACTTTCAATACCCAGTCTAATGACCAGTATGCTGCTGGAACATTGACGAACCCACCTTTTATGCCAATTCCTTTAACGGAAAAAGATAAAGTAAGAGAAATAAAGTCTACATTGGTGGATGTTCCTGTTTTGCTTGAGCTTCATGGCCAGAGATGGTACAATTCAAGACCGTATGTTGCGGCTGGGGTGAATTATATTGTCAACCTTCAGTCTAATTCAGACTCCGAAGATGATAACATGCAGCAGGTTTTCAGATCTACTACGCATAACTTTGCATGGTCGGCCGAATTGGGAATTCAGTTTTATTTCAATAAGTTTAAACTTACTCCGGCAGTTAGAGGAACATTCTTCATGAACAATGAGAAAGTAGCGGATAATGCCAATACACCACCATATTGGGCAACTGCAATGTCTACACTTCAGACCAGAGCAGTGATGTTTGTCCTGAAATTTGAATAA
- a CDS encoding cell division protein ZapA, whose product MDVRRITINIAGRVYPLNVPAAEEETLRKVGKQIESMIKDFEQNFDVRDKQDALAMCALKLGTNAEVVSLNYEKNINSTNERLVKINQSLNEIGK is encoded by the coding sequence ATGGATGTAAGAAGAATAACCATCAACATTGCAGGAAGGGTGTATCCGCTGAACGTACCGGCCGCAGAAGAGGAAACTCTGCGTAAGGTAGGAAAGCAGATCGAAAGTATGATTAAAGATTTTGAACAGAACTTCGATGTAAGAGACAAACAGGATGCTTTGGCAATGTGTGCCCTGAAACTGGGAACCAATGCAGAAGTAGTTTCTCTCAACTACGAAAAAAATATAAATTCTACCAACGAAAGATTAGTGAAGATTAATCAGTCGTTGAATGAAATTGGGAAATAG
- the rny gene encoding ribonuclease Y, translating into MTTAIIVGIICLVIGAVLGILFSKSSLNTKAKFIVDDAKKNAENLIEKANVQAESIKKEKNLQAKEKFLELKSQHDSDIQSRERKMQEIEKRIKDKEHKLNDELSKTGKLEKDLDKQIADYAKKNEILDRKQHELDIATTKKVEILEKIANYTAEEAKAELVETMKAEAKTRAQAHVQGIMEEAQLNAKNEARKIVVQTIQRIGTEQAIENSVSVFNIESDEVKGRIIGREGRNIRALEAMTGVEIIVDDTPEAILLSCFDPVRREIARLSLHRLVTDGRIHPARIEEVVEKTKKQIEEEIIEVGKRTIIDLGIHGLHPELIKIVGRMKYRSSYGQNLLQHSREVANIAATMAAELGLNVKLAKRAGLLHDIGKVPEQESELPHALLGMQWAEKYGENAEVVNAIGAHHDEIEMKSLLSPIIQVADAISGARPGARRQVLESYIQRLKDLEAAALSFDGVSSAYAIQAGRELRVMVESGKVNDEVANQLSYDISEKIQNELTYPGQVKVTVIRETRAVNIAR; encoded by the coding sequence ATGACAACAGCCATTATAGTCGGCATTATTTGCTTAGTGATAGGCGCAGTGTTAGGGATTCTTTTCTCTAAAAGCTCGCTTAATACCAAGGCAAAATTTATTGTAGATGATGCAAAGAAAAATGCCGAAAACCTTATAGAAAAAGCAAATGTTCAAGCTGAATCCATAAAGAAAGAAAAAAATCTACAGGCCAAAGAAAAATTCCTGGAACTGAAATCTCAGCATGATTCTGATATCCAGTCCCGTGAAAGAAAAATGCAGGAGATAGAGAAAAGAATCAAGGATAAGGAACACAAGCTTAATGACGAATTGAGCAAAACCGGAAAGCTTGAAAAGGATCTGGACAAGCAGATTGCAGATTATGCTAAGAAAAATGAGATCTTAGACAGAAAACAGCACGAACTTGACATTGCTACCACCAAGAAAGTGGAGATTTTAGAAAAGATAGCCAATTACACTGCAGAAGAAGCTAAGGCTGAATTGGTAGAAACAATGAAGGCTGAGGCTAAAACAAGAGCCCAGGCACACGTTCAGGGAATCATGGAAGAAGCACAGTTGAACGCTAAGAACGAAGCTAGAAAAATTGTTGTTCAGACCATTCAGAGAATAGGAACAGAGCAGGCTATCGAAAACTCAGTATCAGTTTTCAATATTGAATCGGATGAAGTAAAAGGAAGAATCATCGGTAGAGAAGGTAGAAATATCCGTGCTTTAGAAGCCATGACAGGAGTAGAAATCATTGTTGATGACACTCCGGAAGCCATTCTTCTTTCATGTTTTGATCCCGTAAGAAGAGAAATCGCGAGATTATCCCTTCACAGATTGGTGACAGACGGAAGAATCCACCCGGCAAGAATTGAAGAAGTAGTAGAAAAAACAAAAAAACAGATCGAAGAAGAGATTATTGAAGTTGGAAAAAGAACGATCATTGATCTTGGTATCCACGGATTACACCCGGAACTGATCAAAATCGTAGGGAGAATGAAATACCGTTCTTCTTACGGACAGAACCTATTACAGCACTCAAGAGAAGTAGCGAATATCGCTGCGACAATGGCTGCAGAATTAGGATTAAACGTAAAATTAGCCAAGAGAGCAGGTCTTTTACACGATATCGGTAAAGTTCCTGAGCAGGAGTCAGAACTTCCTCACGCCTTACTCGGAATGCAATGGGCTGAAAAATATGGTGAAAATGCAGAAGTTGTGAACGCAATCGGAGCTCACCATGACGAAATTGAAATGAAGTCATTATTATCACCGATCATCCAGGTTGCCGATGCAATCTCAGGAGCAAGACCGGGAGCAAGAAGACAGGTACTTGAATCTTATATCCAGAGATTGAAAGACCTTGAAGCTGCAGCTTTAAGTTTCGATGGCGTTTCCAGCGCTTATGCGATCCAGGCGGGTAGAGAACTGAGGGTAATGGTAGAAAGCGGAAAAGTAAATGATGAGGTAGCCAATCAGCTGTCTTATGACATTTCCGAAAAGATCCAGAACGAACTCACGTATCCGGGACAGGTAAAAGTAACCGTAATCAGGGAAACAAGAGCGGTGAATATTGCAAGATAA